One Halococcus salifodinae DSM 8989 genomic region harbors:
- a CDS encoding type IV secretory system conjugative DNA transfer family protein codes for MGKSTQVKKLLRDWDLDEPVIAHAISEPGEYNELGEELDALGADTVTISSRGSDVRWDPFLDRGESTREMMNITEGVFRAHHTTETGWSDAARAMLTAAITVTNAKHGDFAMLPEVIEHGPDEIIEELGNVPNTGTISTTLETLDDGGRSAAFTTMTGEIQSLLESDVFDADLDRVSLADCFTMGGRAIVLDNVRKDRYARGFWRFFLESAIDQAFSVEGRQQFVLDEXARGFWRFFLESAIDQAFSVEGRQQFVLDEVDKLPEVGNVNELSSAGRSAGVRGILVAQDVHQLRDRYGDMAESLWSNCPNRIAFKPGDVETAEFVLSSLGEVELYRQSVSTSRSGEEYGREVSGSYETDLPLTTGDLTGLDQGEALVQSPDGWWLCKLSE; via the coding sequence ATGGGTAAATCGACGCAAGTCAAGAAGCTGCTCCGGGATTGGGACCTTGATGAGCCGGTGATTGCGCACGCGATCTCCGAACCGGGGGAATACAACGAACTCGGCGAGGAACTCGACGCGCTCGGTGCGGATACGGTGACGATCTCCTCGCGTGGCTCGGACGTTCGCTGGGATCCGTTTCTCGACCGTGGTGAATCGACCCGCGAGATGATGAACATCACCGAAGGGGTGTTCCGCGCTCACCACACCACTGAGACGGGCTGGTCGGATGCCGCCCGCGCGATGTTGACCGCAGCGATCACGGTCACGAACGCGAAACACGGTGACTTCGCCATGTTGCCAGAGGTGATCGAGCACGGTCCTGACGAGATCATTGAGGAACTCGGTAACGTTCCGAACACAGGGACGATCAGCACGACGCTGGAGACGCTCGACGATGGTGGGCGGTCGGCAGCGTTCACGACGATGACCGGCGAGATACAGTCGCTGCTGGAGTCGGATGTGTTCGATGCGGACCTCGACCGCGTGTCGCTCGCGGACTGTTTCACGATGGGTGGCCGAGCCATCGTGCTCGACAACGTGCGGAAGGACCGCTACGCACGCGGATTCTGGCGGTTCTTTCTCGAAAGCGCCATCGACCAGGCGTTCTCGGTGGAGGGTCGCCAACAGTTCGTCCTCGACGAGGNCGCACGCGGATTCTGGCGGTTCTTTCTCGAAAGCGCCATCGACCAGGCGTTCTCGGTGGAGGGTCGCCAACAGTTCGTCCTCGACGAGGTGGACAAGCTGCCGGAGGTCGGCAACGTGAACGAGCTGTCCTCGGCAGGACGGTCGGCGGGCGTTCGTGGAATACTGGTCGCTCAAGACGTGCATCAACTCAGAGATCGCTACGGCGACATGGCGGAGTCGCTGTGGTCGAACTGCCCGAACAGGATTGCATTCAAGCCCGGCGACGTCGAGACGGCTGAGTTCGTGCTCTCGTCGCTGGGCGAGGTCGAACTCTACCGACAAAGCGTTTCGACGTCACGGAGTGGCGAGGAGTATGGCCGGGAGGTCTCGGGGTCGTACGAGACGGACCTACCGTTGACGACGGGCGACCTGACGGGTCTGGACCAAGGCGAAGCGCTGGTCCAGAGTCCGGACGGCTGGTGGCTGTGCAAGCTCTCGGAGTAA